In the genome of Desulfovibrio desulfuricans, one region contains:
- a CDS encoding outer membrane protein translates to MKRFILALALVLSLALPNIAAAEGNGMYLAPKFLMSFQNSGQIERSRALAGSGVDQYSQFTLGGALALGYDFWPQQMLPLRAELEFAMRGNNEKTWSDGGALVNQVKGTWNSSTLFANLFWDFHNDSIMTPYVGAGLGMAFNYAGYDFTDNAGNKFSGDERVTNFAWNAGAGVAFNINDHFAIDAGYRFVSLGYNDVSVTSGGNKYDVGNRPYNNEFMLGLRYGF, encoded by the coding sequence CAACATTGCCGCTGCCGAGGGCAACGGTATGTATCTGGCCCCCAAATTTTTGATGAGCTTTCAAAACTCTGGCCAAATTGAACGCTCCCGCGCTCTGGCCGGGTCGGGCGTAGACCAGTACAGCCAGTTCACCCTTGGTGGCGCTCTGGCCCTGGGTTACGACTTCTGGCCCCAACAGATGCTGCCCCTGCGTGCCGAACTTGAATTCGCCATGCGCGGCAACAACGAAAAAACCTGGAGCGACGGCGGAGCCCTCGTCAATCAGGTCAAAGGCACCTGGAACAGCTCGACCCTGTTTGCCAACCTGTTCTGGGACTTCCACAACGATTCCATCATGACCCCGTACGTGGGCGCCGGTCTTGGCATGGCCTTCAACTACGCTGGCTATGACTTTACCGACAATGCCGGCAACAAGTTCTCCGGCGACGAACGCGTCACCAACTTTGCCTGGAACGCGGGCGCCGGTGTTGCCTTTAACATCAACGACCACTTCGCCATCGACGCGGGCTACCGCTTTGTGAGCCTTGGCTACAACGATGTGAGCGTCACCTCTGGCGGCAACAAGTACGACGTGGGCAACCGCCCCTATAACAACGAATTCATGCTCGGCCTGCGCTACGGCTTCTAG
- a CDS encoding DnaA ATPase domain-containing protein, giving the protein MREQWSEISENLKKMLHSGVFKVWIAPLQAQVHAGGLLLTAPNAFVASWLEGKMLPTLREAAAPVLGLAPASVDVRITFAADAVQAQANANAQGSPGQYGMQPQFSSAVRTADDSMGHDETASLAHASSVLSSAFSGLTANGGASASQQETTALTAPARVQVQGTLPISSAPAYRLATNWRYSFADFVVGPSNNMAVAAAQDVSRSSGCVRTLFMNSAPGLGKTHLAQAVGRAIAEERSGARVGYLTAEDFATRFVAALRSHDIENFKTRFRDLDVLLLEDVHFLQGKEKMQDMALAVVKNLQAKGGRVIFTSSFSPRELQRVDSQLVSHFCSGILTDIGRPNEDMRRHILERKARSFQVLLPDSVCELLACRLDGDVRQMESCLNSLIFKARLLNCGLNLDLAMEVLSQYTEISCGPDLQTIVRLVCESYGLDERQLNSRSRRKECVLGRNTVYYLARKHTELTLEEIGGKFNRRHSTVIKGITSVERELSKETSLGRQIARAVKLIERNAGMGA; this is encoded by the coding sequence ATGCGCGAACAATGGTCAGAAATTTCTGAAAATCTCAAGAAAATGCTACATTCCGGCGTTTTCAAGGTCTGGATTGCACCCCTGCAGGCACAAGTGCACGCTGGGGGGCTTCTGCTCACCGCGCCCAATGCCTTTGTGGCCAGCTGGCTTGAAGGCAAGATGCTCCCCACCCTGCGCGAAGCCGCAGCCCCGGTCTTGGGGCTTGCCCCCGCCTCTGTTGACGTGCGCATCACTTTCGCCGCCGACGCCGTACAGGCCCAGGCAAACGCAAACGCCCAGGGTTCACCTGGGCAATACGGCATGCAGCCCCAATTTTCCAGCGCGGTGCGCACCGCCGACGACAGCATGGGCCACGACGAGACCGCTTCGCTGGCGCACGCTTCTTCAGTGCTGAGTTCGGCTTTTTCGGGCCTCACGGCAAACGGCGGCGCGTCCGCCAGCCAGCAAGAAACAACAGCGCTCACTGCCCCTGCCCGCGTGCAGGTGCAGGGCACGCTGCCCATCAGCAGCGCCCCGGCCTACCGGCTGGCCACCAACTGGCGTTATTCTTTTGCCGACTTTGTTGTTGGCCCCAGCAACAATATGGCCGTTGCGGCCGCCCAGGACGTAAGCCGCAGCAGCGGCTGCGTGCGTACCCTCTTTATGAATTCCGCTCCGGGTCTGGGCAAGACCCATCTGGCCCAGGCTGTGGGCCGCGCCATTGCCGAAGAACGCAGCGGAGCGCGCGTGGGCTACCTGACAGCAGAGGACTTTGCCACGCGCTTTGTGGCCGCCTTGCGCAGCCACGACATTGAAAATTTCAAGACCCGCTTCCGTGACCTTGACGTGCTGCTGCTTGAAGACGTGCACTTTTTGCAGGGCAAGGAAAAAATGCAGGACATGGCTCTGGCCGTTGTCAAAAATCTGCAGGCCAAGGGCGGCAGGGTCATCTTTACCTCGTCATTTTCGCCGCGCGAACTGCAACGGGTGGACAGCCAGCTGGTTTCGCATTTTTGTTCCGGTATCCTCACCGACATTGGCCGTCCCAACGAGGACATGCGCCGCCACATTCTTGAGCGCAAGGCCAGGAGCTTTCAGGTTTTGCTGCCCGACTCGGTGTGCGAGCTGCTGGCCTGCCGCCTGGACGGAGACGTGCGCCAGATGGAATCGTGCCTGAACAGCCTTATTTTCAAGGCGCGTCTGCTCAATTGCGGACTTAACCTTGATCTGGCCATGGAAGTGCTCAGCCAGTACACCGAGATTTCGTGCGGCCCGGACCTGCAGACCATTGTGCGCCTTGTATGCGAGAGTTACGGCCTCGACGAGCGCCAGCTCAACTCGCGCTCGCGTCGCAAGGAGTGCGTGCTGGGCCGCAACACAGTGTACTATCTGGCGCGCAAGCACACAGAACTCACTCTTGAGGAAATCGGCGGCAAGTTCAACCGCCGCCATTCCACGGTTATCAAGGGTATTACCAGCGTGGAACGCGAGCTTTCAAAAGAAACCAGCCTTGGCCGCCAGATCGCCAGAGCGGTAAAACTTATCGAACGTAACGCGGGCATGGGCGCGTAA